Proteins from a genomic interval of Streptomyces sp. SID8374:
- a CDS encoding FAD-dependent oxidoreductase, with translation MNDHEVDVLVVGAGLGGLSTAMFLARQGVRVLVVERRSGLSPYPRAAGQNPRTMELLRIGGVAAEVVRADDIRGDQGDFVIRIGRTVRGEPLRTVSESFDDMVAATAPCTPAGWAMLSQDKLEPILLAQAERHGGAVRFDTRLVSFRQDDDGVTATLEGPDGGYDLRARNLVAADGNRSAVRESLGIGRYGHGTLALMAGVIFDADLTGLLEAGSTGWYYLHHPEFTGTFGPTDCPDRFTLFVEYDPEKGESPDDFTPERCTELIRLALEDPGLEPEIIDIQGWEMAARIAERWRDGRVFLVGDAAKVTPPTGGMSGNAAVADGFDLAWKLGAVLKGQAGPGLLDTYEPERRTAAELVVAEALAIYAERMAPHMADMWDRSVGYAETLLGFRYRSTAVLASDEDPARVENPLEPTGRPGFRGPHVPVLRDGEPVSTVELFGDGWTLIAGESGDTWAPAAARLATELSLPVTALRIGLDLADPDDRVSAAYGIGKSGASLVRPDGIVAWRVDEAPTDTAAVLDDVLRRILDR, from the coding sequence ATGAACGACCACGAGGTCGACGTCCTGGTGGTGGGTGCGGGGCTCGGCGGCCTGTCCACGGCGATGTTCCTCGCCCGTCAGGGCGTCCGGGTACTCGTGGTGGAGCGGAGGTCCGGGCTCTCGCCCTACCCACGCGCCGCCGGTCAGAACCCGCGGACCATGGAACTGCTGCGGATCGGCGGCGTCGCCGCCGAGGTCGTCCGGGCCGACGACATCCGCGGCGACCAGGGCGACTTCGTCATCCGGATCGGCCGCACGGTCCGCGGCGAACCCCTACGCACCGTGTCGGAGAGCTTCGACGACATGGTCGCCGCCACCGCCCCCTGCACTCCGGCGGGCTGGGCCATGCTCTCCCAGGACAAGCTGGAGCCGATCCTCCTCGCCCAGGCCGAACGCCACGGCGGCGCCGTCCGTTTCGACACCCGGCTGGTCTCCTTCCGGCAGGACGACGACGGCGTGACGGCCACCCTGGAGGGCCCCGACGGCGGATACGACCTGCGGGCCCGCAACCTCGTCGCGGCCGACGGCAACCGCAGCGCCGTCCGCGAGTCCCTCGGCATCGGACGGTACGGACACGGGACCCTCGCCCTCATGGCAGGCGTCATCTTCGACGCGGACCTGACGGGCCTGCTGGAGGCAGGTTCCACCGGCTGGTACTACCTCCACCACCCCGAGTTCACCGGCACCTTCGGCCCCACCGACTGCCCCGACCGCTTCACCCTCTTCGTCGAGTACGACCCGGAGAAGGGGGAGAGCCCCGACGACTTCACCCCGGAGCGGTGCACCGAGCTCATCCGGCTCGCGCTGGAGGACCCCGGTCTGGAACCGGAGATCATCGACATCCAGGGCTGGGAGATGGCCGCCCGGATCGCCGAACGGTGGCGCGACGGGCGGGTCTTCCTCGTCGGCGACGCCGCCAAGGTCACCCCGCCGACCGGAGGCATGAGCGGCAACGCGGCTGTCGCCGACGGCTTCGACCTCGCCTGGAAGCTCGGCGCCGTGCTGAAGGGCCAGGCCGGACCCGGCCTCCTCGACACCTACGAGCCAGAACGCCGCACCGCCGCCGAGCTCGTCGTCGCCGAAGCGCTGGCCATCTACGCCGAGCGGATGGCCCCGCACATGGCCGACATGTGGGACCGGTCCGTGGGATATGCCGAGACGCTCCTCGGCTTCCGGTACCGCTCCACGGCCGTGCTCGCCTCGGACGAGGACCCGGCCCGGGTCGAGAACCCGCTGGAGCCGACCGGCCGCCCCGGCTTCCGCGGCCCGCACGTCCCGGTCCTCCGGGACGGCGAACCCGTCTCCACGGTCGAACTCTTCGGCGACGGCTGGACCCTGATCGCCGGCGAGTCCGGAGACACCTGGGCCCCCGCGGCCGCCCGGCTAGCCACCGAACTGTCCCTCCCGGTCACGGCACTCCGGATCGGTCTCGACCTCGCCGACCCGGACGACCGTGTGTCCGCGGCGTACGGCATCGGCAAGTCCGGCGCCAGCCTCGTCCGCCCCGACGGGATTGTGGCCTGGCGCGTCGACGAGGCGCCCACCGACACCGCCGCCGTCCTCGACGACGTCCTGAGGCGGATCCTCGACCGGTGA
- a CDS encoding activator-dependent family glycosyltransferase: protein MKVLFTSLAHHTHYYPLVPLAWALRTAGHEVRVASQPELTDVITGTGLTAVPVEWSLGPVEDMGLLGALHDEASAHVQGFDFAARGDRPWTWEQLLALENVMVPTLYGALNNDVMVDSLVAFARSWQPDLVVWETFTLAGALAARATGAAHCRLVSGPDISVRARQEFLRLAAEQEPEHREDPTAEWLERTLARIGSPHGYTESMVTGEWTVNTTPPSTQLDLGLPTVQVRHVAYNGPAVVPDWLRTAPERPRVCVTLGSSAADTGVDMLKLLGGLAQLDAEIVATVDAETMAAADLPDNVRLVDFVPLNDLLPTCAAVVHHGGVGTKATAELHAVPQLILAFGWDTEVMGRGLEEIGAGICLPSAELLPEAVRTQVDRLLTEPSYAEGARRLQEELRAVPSPNEIVPVIERLVAEHRVGADAGPASRGTHVAHHS from the coding sequence ATGAAGGTCCTGTTCACGTCCCTGGCCCACCACACCCACTACTACCCCTTGGTGCCGCTCGCCTGGGCCCTGCGCACCGCGGGTCACGAGGTCCGGGTCGCCAGCCAGCCCGAGCTGACCGACGTCATCACCGGTACGGGGCTCACCGCCGTCCCGGTCGAGTGGTCCCTCGGCCCGGTCGAGGACATGGGTCTCCTCGGCGCCCTCCACGACGAGGCTTCCGCGCACGTCCAGGGCTTCGACTTCGCCGCCCGTGGCGACCGCCCCTGGACCTGGGAGCAGCTCCTCGCCCTGGAGAACGTCATGGTGCCGACCCTGTACGGCGCCCTCAACAACGACGTCATGGTCGACTCGCTCGTCGCCTTCGCCCGCTCCTGGCAGCCCGACCTCGTCGTCTGGGAGACCTTCACCCTCGCAGGCGCCCTCGCCGCCCGCGCCACCGGCGCCGCCCACTGCCGACTCGTCTCCGGCCCGGACATCAGCGTCCGCGCCCGACAGGAGTTCCTGCGCCTCGCCGCCGAGCAGGAACCCGAGCACCGCGAGGACCCCACCGCCGAGTGGCTGGAGCGGACCCTCGCCCGTATCGGCTCCCCGCACGGATACACCGAGTCCATGGTCACCGGCGAGTGGACCGTGAACACCACCCCGCCCAGCACCCAGCTCGACCTCGGCCTGCCGACCGTCCAGGTCCGGCACGTCGCCTACAACGGCCCCGCCGTCGTCCCCGACTGGCTGCGCACCGCCCCGGAGCGCCCTCGCGTGTGCGTGACGCTCGGCTCCTCCGCGGCCGACACCGGCGTCGACATGCTCAAGCTCCTCGGCGGCCTCGCCCAGCTCGACGCCGAGATCGTCGCCACCGTCGACGCGGAGACCATGGCGGCCGCGGACCTCCCGGACAACGTCCGGCTCGTCGACTTCGTCCCGCTCAACGACCTGCTGCCCACCTGCGCCGCCGTCGTCCACCACGGCGGCGTCGGCACGAAGGCGACCGCGGAACTGCACGCCGTCCCGCAGCTGATCCTCGCCTTCGGATGGGACACCGAGGTCATGGGCCGCGGGCTGGAGGAGATCGGCGCGGGCATCTGCCTGCCCAGTGCCGAACTGCTCCCGGAAGCGGTCCGCACCCAGGTCGACCGGCTCCTCACCGAGCCGTCGTACGCCGAGGGCGCTCGCCGGCTCCAGGAGGAGCTGCGCGCCGTGCCCAGCCCCAACGAGATCGTCCCGGTCATCGAGAGGCTGGTCGCCGAGCACCGCGTCGGTGCCGACGCCGGACCGGCCTCCCGCGGCACCCACGTCGCCCACCACAGCTGA
- a CDS encoding nuclear transport factor 2 family protein — translation MSDENPQSSAAPTVHETVHETEVDAPAEAVYDLVADATRWPVHFPPNLHVDVLEGGGGKDGVERLRIWATANGAIKSWTSRRELDRAALAVTFRQERSQAPVASMGGTWHIEPLGERRTRVRFTHTFTAVGDDPENVAWIRRAIDTNTASELQALRAGAETAADGLVLTFDDTVHIAGSAKGAYEFIRAADRWTERLPHVARVSLTEDVPGEQVLEMDTRTADGSTHTTRSVRICFPAERIVYKQIHTPALMDAHTGEWIFEEDGDGCVVTSRHTVRIAPGAVREVLGPDADVARAREFVREALGRNSRATLDYAAAHAGGLRAGGPVGHDVYISVQRFYAEQMRHLDEGRAEEWAATFTEDGVFGQNSGPGPVRGRTAIAAAVRANQARLAADPQQRRHVFAMLTVDPAADGAVRARSYAQVLVTRPGGPTVLHLSAVCEDELVPAADGWAVRHRRVDHDGV, via the coding sequence ATGTCCGACGAGAACCCGCAGTCGTCCGCCGCGCCCACCGTCCACGAGACCGTCCACGAGACCGAGGTGGACGCCCCCGCCGAGGCGGTCTACGACCTGGTCGCCGATGCCACCCGCTGGCCGGTCCACTTCCCGCCCAACCTCCACGTCGATGTCCTGGAGGGCGGCGGGGGGAAGGACGGAGTGGAGCGCCTGCGGATCTGGGCGACCGCCAACGGAGCCATCAAGAGCTGGACCTCCCGACGCGAACTCGACAGGGCCGCACTTGCGGTGACGTTCCGTCAGGAGCGATCGCAGGCGCCGGTGGCGAGCATGGGCGGCACCTGGCACATCGAACCGCTGGGGGAGCGGCGCACCCGGGTGCGCTTCACCCACACCTTCACCGCGGTCGGCGACGACCCCGAGAACGTGGCCTGGATCCGCCGCGCCATCGACACCAACACCGCCTCCGAGCTCCAGGCGCTGCGCGCCGGCGCCGAGACGGCAGCCGACGGGCTCGTCCTCACCTTCGACGACACCGTGCACATCGCGGGATCCGCCAAGGGCGCCTACGAGTTCATCCGCGCCGCCGACCGGTGGACCGAACGCCTGCCGCACGTCGCCCGGGTCTCGCTCACCGAGGATGTCCCCGGCGAGCAGGTCCTGGAGATGGACACCCGTACGGCCGACGGCTCCACCCACACCACCCGGTCCGTGCGGATCTGCTTCCCGGCCGAGCGGATCGTCTACAAGCAGATCCACACCCCCGCCCTCATGGACGCCCACACCGGCGAGTGGATCTTCGAGGAGGACGGCGACGGCTGCGTCGTCACCTCGCGCCACACCGTGCGGATCGCCCCCGGCGCGGTGCGGGAGGTCCTCGGCCCGGACGCCGACGTCGCCCGCGCCCGTGAGTTCGTCCGCGAGGCCCTAGGCCGCAACAGCCGGGCCACCCTCGACTACGCGGCGGCCCACGCGGGCGGCCTGCGCGCGGGGGGGCCTGTCGGTCACGACGTGTACATCTCGGTACAGCGGTTCTACGCCGAGCAGATGCGCCACCTCGACGAGGGCCGTGCGGAGGAGTGGGCGGCGACGTTCACCGAGGACGGCGTCTTCGGCCAGAACTCCGGTCCGGGGCCGGTCCGGGGCCGGACGGCCATCGCCGCCGCCGTCCGCGCCAACCAGGCGCGGCTCGCCGCGGACCCGCAGCAGCGCCGGCACGTCTTCGCCATGCTCACGGTGGACCCGGCGGCCGACGGCGCGGTCCGCGCCCGTTCGTACGCGCAGGTCCTGGTGACCCGGCCGGGCGG
- a CDS encoding class I SAM-dependent methyltransferase → MYGRDLAQVYDLVHKERGKDYRVEAEAVAAAARRHRRDASRLLDVACGTGGHLCHFAELFDHVEGLELSEPMAVAARAALPGTPVHLGDMRDFQLDARFSVVTCMFGSIGYMESTTELRRALDMFARHLEPGGVAVVDPWWFDETFLDGHVSADVVTVDGVTVSRVSHSARRGRVSHMDVHVVVAEPGVGAHHFVDRHDISLFSREEYEEAFCAAGFRVEYLPGQPSGRGLFVGVLT, encoded by the coding sequence ATGTACGGACGGGACCTGGCCCAGGTCTACGACCTGGTCCACAAGGAACGCGGCAAGGACTACCGGGTGGAGGCGGAGGCCGTGGCCGCCGCCGCACGCCGTCACCGTCGCGACGCCTCCCGGCTGCTCGACGTCGCCTGCGGGACCGGCGGCCACCTGTGCCACTTCGCCGAACTCTTCGATCACGTCGAGGGACTGGAGCTGTCGGAGCCGATGGCCGTCGCCGCCCGGGCGGCGCTGCCCGGCACGCCTGTCCACCTGGGCGACATGCGCGACTTCCAGCTCGACGCCCGCTTCTCGGTGGTCACCTGCATGTTCGGCTCCATCGGCTACATGGAGTCCACCACCGAACTACGGCGCGCGCTCGACATGTTCGCACGGCACCTGGAGCCCGGCGGGGTGGCCGTGGTCGACCCCTGGTGGTTCGACGAGACCTTCCTCGACGGTCACGTCTCCGCCGACGTGGTCACCGTCGACGGCGTGACCGTCTCCCGCGTCTCGCACTCCGCCCGCCGGGGCCGCGTCTCGCACATGGACGTCCATGTCGTCGTCGCCGAACCGGGCGTCGGAGCACATCACTTCGTCGACCGGCACGACATCTCCCTGTTCAGCCGGGAGGAGTACGAGGAGGCCTTCTGCGCCGCCGGATTCCGGGTCGAATACCTGCCGGGGCAACCCTCCGGGCGGGGGCTGTTCGTCGGCGTCCTGACATGA
- the rfbH gene encoding lipopolysaccharide biosynthesis protein RfbH → MSEISDTKAQVLNLARTFHKEQETRAFEAGVTPILPAGAVLDEEDRIALVEAALELRIAAGVRSRKFESEFARYFRRRKAHMVNSGSSANLLAVAALTSPKLKDVRLRPGDEAITVGAGFPTTVNPLVQYGLKPVFVDIEMGTYNASLEQIEAAITPRTRLIMIAHALGNPFPVAEVAELAARHGIFLVEDNCDAVGSTYRGRLTGTLGDLSTVSFYPAHHITAGEGGCVLTSSLELARIVESMRDWGRDCWCEPGTDNTCLKRFDYQLGTLPAGYDHKYIFSHVGYNLKATDLQGALALSQMRRIDDFGVARRHNWQRLHDGLADVPGLLLPRATPDSDPSWFGFVLTVLPDAGFTRRDLVGFLESRRIGTRRLFSGNITRHPAYQDVDYRIVGELTNCDTVTEDTFWVGVHPGLTAEMIDYVIESVTEFCTRKG, encoded by the coding sequence ATGTCAGAGATATCGGATACCAAGGCGCAGGTCCTGAACCTGGCACGCACGTTCCACAAGGAGCAGGAGACCCGCGCTTTCGAAGCCGGGGTCACGCCGATCCTGCCCGCCGGGGCAGTCCTCGACGAGGAGGACCGGATCGCGCTCGTCGAGGCGGCGCTGGAGCTGCGCATCGCCGCCGGCGTGCGGTCCCGGAAGTTCGAGAGCGAGTTCGCGCGCTACTTCCGGCGCCGCAAGGCGCACATGGTCAACTCCGGCTCGTCGGCGAACCTGCTGGCGGTCGCGGCGCTGACCTCGCCCAAGCTGAAGGACGTGCGGCTGCGCCCCGGCGACGAGGCCATCACTGTCGGGGCGGGTTTCCCCACCACCGTCAACCCGCTTGTGCAGTACGGGCTGAAGCCGGTCTTCGTCGACATCGAGATGGGCACGTACAACGCCTCGCTCGAACAGATCGAGGCGGCGATCACCCCGCGCACCCGGCTCATCATGATCGCCCACGCGCTCGGCAATCCCTTCCCCGTCGCCGAGGTCGCCGAACTCGCGGCCCGGCACGGCATCTTCCTCGTCGAGGACAACTGCGACGCGGTCGGCTCCACCTACCGAGGACGGCTCACCGGCACTTTGGGCGACCTGTCGACGGTCAGCTTCTACCCCGCCCACCACATCACCGCCGGCGAGGGCGGCTGCGTCCTCACCTCCAGCCTCGAACTCGCCAGGATCGTCGAGTCGATGCGGGACTGGGGCCGGGACTGCTGGTGCGAACCAGGCACGGACAACACCTGCCTCAAGCGGTTCGACTACCAGCTGGGGACCCTGCCGGCCGGCTACGACCACAAGTACATCTTCTCCCACGTCGGATACAACCTGAAGGCGACCGACCTCCAGGGCGCCCTGGCGCTCAGCCAGATGCGCCGGATCGACGACTTCGGTGTCGCCCGTCGGCACAACTGGCAGCGGCTCCACGACGGCCTCGCCGACGTGCCCGGCCTGCTGCTGCCCCGGGCCACCCCGGACAGCGACCCGAGCTGGTTCGGCTTCGTCCTCACCGTGCTGCCCGACGCCGGATTCACCCGCCGCGACCTCGTCGGTTTCCTGGAGTCGCGCCGCATCGGCACCCGGCGGCTCTTCAGCGGCAACATCACCCGCCACCCCGCCTACCAGGACGTGGACTACCGGATCGTCGGCGAGCTGACCAACTGCGACACCGTCACCGAGGACACCTTCTGGGTCGGCGTCCACCCAGGACTCACCGCCGAGATGATCGATTACGTCATCGAGTCCGTCACCGAGTTCTGCACGCGAAAGGGCTGA
- a CDS encoding SDR family NAD(P)-dependent oxidoreductase: MTERTVRTAVVTGATSGIGLAVARHLAADGHRVFLCARDADRVALTVKELRAEGYEADGAACDVRDTDAIERLVGAAVARYGPVGILVNNAGRSGGGETHTLTDELWDDVMATNLDSVFRFTRAVLTTGGMREGDWGRIVNIASTGGKQGVVLGAPYSASKHGVVGFTKALGLELAKTGITVNAVCPGYVETPMAVRVRQGYAAAWETTEDEVLGRFQAKIPLGRYTTPDEVAGMVGYLLTDAAAPVTAQAINVCGGLGNY, translated from the coding sequence ATGACCGAACGTACCGTCAGGACCGCCGTCGTCACCGGTGCCACCAGCGGGATCGGGCTCGCCGTCGCACGCCACCTGGCCGCTGACGGCCACCGTGTCTTCCTCTGCGCCCGGGACGCCGATCGCGTCGCGCTCACCGTGAAGGAGCTGCGCGCCGAGGGGTACGAGGCGGACGGAGCAGCCTGTGACGTGCGGGACACGGACGCGATCGAGCGGCTGGTAGGCGCGGCCGTGGCGCGCTACGGACCGGTCGGCATCCTGGTCAACAACGCCGGCCGCAGCGGCGGCGGGGAGACCCACACGCTCACCGACGAGCTGTGGGACGACGTGATGGCCACCAACCTCGACAGCGTCTTCCGGTTCACCCGCGCCGTGCTCACCACCGGCGGGATGCGGGAGGGCGACTGGGGGCGGATCGTCAACATCGCTTCCACCGGCGGCAAACAGGGCGTCGTCCTCGGTGCCCCCTACTCCGCCTCCAAGCACGGCGTCGTCGGCTTCACCAAGGCGCTCGGCCTGGAACTGGCCAAGACCGGGATCACGGTCAACGCGGTCTGCCCCGGCTACGTCGAGACGCCGATGGCGGTCCGGGTCCGCCAGGGTTACGCCGCCGCCTGGGAGACCACCGAGGACGAAGTCCTCGGCCGCTTCCAGGCCAAGATCCCGCTCGGCCGCTACACCACCCCCGACGAGGTGGCGGGGATGGTCGGCTACCTGCTGACCGACGCGGCCGCTCCCGTCACCGCGCAGGCGATCAACGTCTGCGGCGGCCTCGGCAACTACTGA
- a CDS encoding Gfo/Idh/MocA family oxidoreductase, translated as MPEHRQQRALRMGVLGTANIAIRRIMPVLAAHDRVDLVAVASRDEARAVQVGAVFGCEGVGGYEALLEREDLDAVYIPLPPGMHHAWAMRALRAGKHVLVEKPMSDTYEKTLELLTTASRLGLVLAENFMFLHHSQHAAVRAMLDDSVGGLRQFSGTFAVPPLAPESFRYRPELGGGALLDVGVYPLRAAQLHLTGELEVLGAFLRVDGSTGVDVAGSVLLCDERGVTAQLDFGFEHAYRSMYALWGDRGRVSVRRAFTPPEQLRPVVRIEQQDVVTERALPEDNQVFNAMDAFVRAALAKARSAGEETATLRQALLVERVRQVARTVGMPASASRLLVGGPGAR; from the coding sequence ATGCCAGAGCACCGTCAGCAACGGGCGCTCAGAATGGGTGTGCTCGGGACCGCGAACATCGCGATCCGCCGGATCATGCCCGTTCTCGCCGCGCACGACCGGGTCGACCTCGTGGCGGTGGCCAGCCGGGACGAGGCCAGGGCCGTGCAGGTCGGGGCCGTCTTCGGCTGCGAAGGGGTCGGGGGGTACGAGGCACTGCTGGAGCGTGAGGACCTGGACGCCGTCTACATCCCGCTGCCGCCCGGCATGCACCACGCGTGGGCGATGCGGGCGCTGCGGGCGGGGAAGCACGTCCTGGTCGAGAAGCCTATGTCGGACACGTACGAGAAGACGCTGGAGCTGCTGACGACGGCGTCCCGGCTCGGGCTGGTGCTGGCCGAGAACTTCATGTTCCTGCACCACTCGCAGCATGCCGCGGTGCGGGCGATGCTGGACGATTCGGTGGGCGGACTGCGCCAGTTCTCGGGGACGTTCGCGGTGCCGCCGCTGGCGCCGGAGTCGTTCCGCTACCGCCCGGAGCTGGGCGGCGGGGCGCTGCTGGACGTGGGAGTGTATCCGCTGCGGGCGGCCCAGCTGCATCTGACCGGGGAGCTGGAGGTGCTCGGCGCGTTCCTGCGGGTCGACGGGTCGACCGGGGTGGACGTGGCCGGCAGCGTGCTGCTCTGCGACGAGCGCGGGGTGACGGCGCAGCTGGACTTCGGCTTCGAGCACGCGTACCGGTCGATGTACGCCCTCTGGGGCGACCGGGGGCGGGTCAGCGTGCGGAGGGCGTTCACTCCGCCGGAGCAGCTGCGGCCGGTGGTGCGGATCGAGCAGCAGGACGTGGTGACGGAGCGGGCGCTGCCGGAGGACAACCAGGTCTTCAACGCCATGGACGCGTTCGTGCGGGCGGCGCTGGCCAAGGCCCGGTCGGCCGGCGAGGAGACGGCGACGTTGCGGCAGGCGCTGCTCGTGGAGCGGGTGCGCCAGGTCGCACGGACGGTCGGCATGCCGGCGTCCGCGTCCCGGCTGCTGGTCGGGGGTCCTGGCGCACGCTGA
- a CDS encoding alpha/beta fold hydrolase, which yields MPERLVPSGDVELWSDDFGDPADPALLLVMGGNLSAYGWPDEFARRLADGGLHVIRYDHRDTGRSTTRDFAEHPYGFDEMAADAIAVLDGWGVERAHVLGLSMGATICQVIALDHHDRLLSLALMLGGGLDIDFDDNIERVMRGEPTADGLPGPQPPFLEALALMSQPAEGPAEEIDKRVRKWRILNGDAVPFDDAEYALWEERAVDHAGGAIAEPYAHYQLTLPPLARAAELARVTVPTLVIQAERDPIAPPPHGKHLAGLISSARLVEIPGMGHALPSSVHEPLAGALLAHTLGSR from the coding sequence ATGCCTGAACGCCTCGTCCCGAGCGGCGATGTCGAACTGTGGAGCGACGACTTCGGGGACCCCGCCGACCCCGCGCTGCTCCTGGTCATGGGCGGCAACCTGTCCGCGTACGGCTGGCCCGACGAGTTCGCCCGGCGGCTCGCCGACGGTGGGCTGCACGTGATCCGCTACGACCACCGGGACACCGGCCGCTCCACCACCCGCGACTTCGCCGAACACCCCTACGGCTTCGACGAGATGGCGGCCGACGCGATCGCCGTCCTCGACGGCTGGGGAGTGGAACGCGCCCACGTCCTGGGCCTCTCCATGGGCGCCACGATCTGCCAGGTCATCGCCCTCGACCACCACGACCGGCTCCTCAGCCTCGCCCTGATGCTCGGTGGCGGCCTCGACATCGACTTCGACGACAACATCGAGCGCGTCATGCGCGGCGAGCCCACCGCCGATGGACTGCCCGGACCGCAGCCGCCGTTTCTGGAGGCCTTGGCGCTGATGTCCCAGCCCGCCGAGGGCCCGGCCGAGGAGATCGACAAGCGGGTCCGCAAGTGGCGCATCCTCAACGGTGACGCCGTCCCCTTCGACGACGCCGAGTACGCCCTGTGGGAGGAGCGGGCCGTCGACCACGCCGGAGGCGCCATCGCCGAGCCGTACGCGCACTACCAGCTCACCCTGCCGCCGCTCGCCCGCGCCGCCGAACTGGCCCGGGTCACCGTGCCCACCCTGGTCATCCAGGCCGAGCGGGACCCCATCGCCCCGCCGCCGCACGGCAAGCACCTCGCCGGCCTCATCTCCTCCGCCCGGCTGGTCGAGATCCCCGGGATGGGCCACGCCCTGCCGTCCTCCGTCCACGAGCCGCTGGCCGGAGCCCTCCTCGCGCACACCCTCGGCTCCCGGTGA